In Rhinolophus sinicus isolate RSC01 chromosome X, ASM3656204v1, whole genome shotgun sequence, a single genomic region encodes these proteins:
- the GCNA gene encoding germ cell nuclear acidic protein produces the protein MYSGKNFNKNKDELVQRIYILMNETVFNNQMPPKINVIWNKKMLRTAGMYRSHDPNNLNKNFGTIQISLKVCDSADRVRDTLIHELCHAATWLLHGIRDAHGKAWKYYARKSNMVHPELPTVTRCHNYKINYKIYYECVRCKYRLGRYTKSLDTNRFMCAMCKGPLSLVPLTRKDGTPIRPHVRPFAKFVQQNYSIVQYLIPGIKHKQVMRTLSQEFFIMKQIQKLYGPNPLLANRF, from the exons ATGTATTCTGgaaagaatttcaacaaaaataagGATGAACTGGTTCAGAGAATCTACATCCTGATGAACGAGACTGTCTTTAATAATCAG ATGCCGccaaaaataaatgtcatctgGAATAAAAAGATGCTGAGAACTGCTGGCATGTACCGCAGTCACGACCCAAATAATTTGAACAAGAATTTTGGTACAATTCAGATTTCTTTGAAAGTCTGCGACTCTGCAG ACCGAGTCCGGGACACTTTGATCCATGAATTATGCCACGCAGCCACCTGGCTGCTCCATGGCATCCGTGATGCGCATGGTAAGGCATGGAAGTATTATGCCAGGAAATCGAACATGGTGCACCCGGAGCTGCCGACGGTCACCCGTTGCCACAACTATAAGATTAACTACAAGATTTACTACGAGTGTGTTCGTTGCAAATACAG GCTCGGCCGCTATACCAAGTCGCTAGACACCAACCGCTTCATGTGCGCCATGTGCAAGGGGCCTCTGTCCCTGGTGCCGCTAACTCGGAAGGACGGCACCCCCATACGGCCCCACGTGAGGCCATTTGCTAAGTTTGTGCAGCAGAATTATAGCATTGTTCAGTACCTGATACCTGGGATCAAACATAAGCAAGTGATGAGAACGCTCAGCCAGGaattttttatcatgaaacaaatacaaaagctGTATGGGCCCAATCCGCTACTGGCAAACaggttttag